Proteins from one Paenibacillus amylolyticus genomic window:
- the rplF gene encoding 50S ribosomal protein L6 has product MSRIGRKPITVPSGVDITLDNTVITVKGPKGTLTRELHKDMKVTVENNEITVVRPSDNKTHRSLHGTTRSVVNNMVSGVTEGFAKSLELVGVGYRASKSGDKIVLNVGYSHPVEITPEAGIEFEVPSNTKIIVRGIDKERVGAYAAKIRSVREPEPYKGKGIKYEGERIIRKEGKAGKKK; this is encoded by the coding sequence ATGTCTCGTATTGGTCGCAAACCAATCACAGTACCAAGTGGTGTAGACATCACCCTGGACAACACCGTTATTACGGTAAAAGGACCAAAAGGAACTTTGACTCGTGAGCTTCATAAAGACATGAAGGTTACAGTTGAAAATAATGAAATCACAGTTGTGCGTCCTTCCGATAACAAAACTCACCGTTCTTTGCACGGCACAACGCGCAGCGTTGTAAACAACATGGTGAGCGGCGTTACTGAAGGATTCGCAAAATCTCTGGAATTGGTTGGGGTCGGATATCGTGCAAGCAAATCCGGAGATAAAATCGTTCTGAACGTTGGCTACTCTCACCCGGTTGAAATTACACCGGAAGCGGGAATCGAATTCGAAGTACCTTCGAATACGAAAATCATCGTTCGCGGAATCGACAAAGAGCGCGTAGGTGCTTACGCTGCTAAAATCCGTTCCGTTCGTGAACCTGAGCCGTACAAAGGTAAAGGTATTAAATATGAAGGCGAGCGTATCATCCGTAAGGAAGGTAAAGCCGGTAAGAAGAAATAA